A window of Betaproteobacteria bacterium genomic DNA:
TCACGCCGATGTAGCGGGCCTGCGCATCGGTGAGTTCGGTGAGCTGGGCGTTCAGCTTCTTCAGCTGCAGCCGCGCCACTTTCTCGTCCAGGTGCTTGGGCAGCGTGTACACGCCGATCGGATACTTGTCCGTGTTCTGGAAGAGTTCGATCTGCGCGATGGTCTGGTTGGCGAACGACGACGACATCACGTAGCTCGGATGGCCGGTGCCGCAACCCAGGTTCACCAGGCGGCCCTTGGCAAGCATGATGATCCGCTTGCCGTCGGGGAAGATCACGTGATCGACCTGCGGCTTGATCTCTTCCCACTCATATTTCGACAGCGACGCGACGTCGATCTCGTTGTCGAAGTGGCCGATGTTGCAGACGATCGCCTGGTCCTTCATCTTCTTCATGTGATCGTGCGTGATCACGTGGAAGTTGCCGGTGGCCGTGACGAAGATGTCGGCCTTGTCCGCCGCGTAGTCCATGGTCACGACGCGGTAGCCTTCCATCGCCGCCTGCAGCGCGCAGATGGGATCCACCTCGGTCACCCACACTTGCGCCGACAGCGCCCGCAGCGCCTGGGCGGAGCCCTTGCCCACGTCGCCGTAACCAGCCACCAGGGCGATCTTGCCGGCGACCATCACGTCGGTCGCGCGCTTGATGCCGTCCACCAGCGACTCGCGGCAGCCGTAGAGGTTGTCGAACTTGGACTTCGTCACCGAATCGTTCACGTTGATGGCGGGGAACTTGAGGGTGCCGTCCTTGGCCATCTGGTAAAGGCGCTTCACGCCGGTGGTGGTTTCCTCGGTCACGCCCTTGACCCGGCCCAGGCGCACGGAATACCACTTGGGATCCGCCGCGAGCTTGGCCTTGATCGAGGCGAACAGGTATTCCTCTTCCTCGCTGCCCGGATGGTTGAGCAGCGACGCATCGGTCTCGGCACGCGTGCCCAGGTGCAGCAGCAGCGTGGCGTCGCCGCCGTCGTCGAGAATCATGTTCGAGTAGCCGCCGTCGGGCCATTCGAAGATGCGGTGGGTGTAGTCCCAGTACTCCTCCAGCGATTCGCCCTTCACCGCGAACACGGGCGTGCCTTTCACCGCGATGGCGGCGGCAGCGTGATCCTGGGTGGAGAAGATGTTGCACGAGGCCCAGCGCACTTCGGCACCCAGCGCCTGCAGCGTCTCGATCAGCACGGCCGTCTGGATGGTCATGTGCAGCGAGCCGGTGATGCGTGCGCCGCGCAGCGGCTGCTGGCTCGCGAACTCTTCGCGGATGGCCATGAGACCGGGCATCTCGGTTTCGGCGATGCGGATTTCCTTGCGGCCCCAATCGGCGAGGGACAGGTCGGCGACGACGTAGTCGGCCGCCGCGGGTTTGAGCTG
This region includes:
- a CDS encoding adenosylhomocysteinase, which encodes MSAVTQLKPAAADYVVADLSLADWGRKEIRIAETEMPGLMAIREEFASQQPLRGARITGSLHMTIQTAVLIETLQALGAEVRWASCNIFSTQDHAAAAIAVKGTPVFAVKGESLEEYWDYTHRIFEWPDGGYSNMILDDGGDATLLLHLGTRAETDASLLNHPGSEEEEYLFASIKAKLAADPKWYSVRLGRVKGVTEETTTGVKRLYQMAKDGTLKFPAINVNDSVTKSKFDNLYGCRESLVDGIKRATDVMVAGKIALVAGYGDVGKGSAQALRALSAQVWVTEVDPICALQAAMEGYRVVTMDYAADKADIFVTATGNFHVITHDHMKKMKDQAIVCNIGHFDNEIDVASLSKYEWEEIKPQVDHVIFPDGKRIIMLAKGRLVNLGCGTGHPSYVMSSSFANQTIAQIELFQNTDKYPIGVYTLPKHLDEKVARLQLKKLNAQLTELTDAQARYIGVTKEGPYKPEHYRY